A single genomic interval of Plantibacter sp. Leaf314 harbors:
- a CDS encoding DMT family transporter has translation MFPAAIDIADLADDFTRNPSQLLGIPFALLGAVFLSLGAQLQHRGVAKVESSSGTDATSGLNLAQLLALLGRPSWVTGTVMLGLAIVLQLGSLSLAPITLVQPLGAVALVITAVVNSRISGVRLNRRSVVAIVACVGGVGLFVTIAAIFTGEHRITESELITILVMLGVVLLAFGLGFVLFRARFTAIFYIVGTGVLYGFVATLAKVIIGRLQQGEFDWLTVLCGLGLVAASALGGYFVQTAYSSGPPDLVIAGLTVIDPMIAVGIGIIVLGEASNAPFWAGFGFVVAGAIAVWGVFQLARHHPQVSQTPAAAAAAKALATGDAPA, from the coding sequence GTGTTCCCTGCCGCCATCGACATCGCCGACCTCGCGGACGACTTCACCCGCAACCCCTCCCAGTTGCTCGGCATCCCCTTCGCGCTCCTGGGAGCCGTCTTCCTCTCCCTCGGCGCGCAGCTCCAGCACCGGGGTGTCGCCAAGGTCGAGTCGTCGAGCGGCACCGACGCCACCTCCGGTCTCAACCTGGCCCAGCTCCTCGCACTCCTCGGTCGGCCGTCATGGGTGACCGGAACCGTCATGCTCGGGCTCGCGATCGTGCTGCAGCTCGGGAGCCTGTCGCTCGCACCGATCACCCTCGTCCAGCCGCTCGGGGCGGTCGCCCTCGTGATCACGGCGGTCGTCAACAGCCGCATCAGCGGGGTGCGGTTGAACCGCCGCTCCGTGGTCGCCATCGTCGCCTGCGTCGGCGGCGTCGGACTGTTCGTCACCATCGCGGCGATCTTCACCGGCGAGCATCGGATCACGGAGTCCGAGCTCATCACGATCCTCGTCATGCTGGGCGTGGTGTTGCTCGCCTTCGGTCTCGGTTTCGTGCTGTTCCGCGCGCGCTTCACCGCCATCTTCTACATCGTCGGGACGGGCGTCCTCTACGGGTTCGTCGCGACCCTCGCGAAGGTCATCATCGGTCGCCTACAGCAGGGCGAGTTCGACTGGCTCACGGTGCTGTGCGGGCTGGGCCTCGTCGCCGCCAGTGCGCTCGGCGGGTACTTCGTGCAGACCGCGTATTCCTCGGGCCCGCCCGACCTCGTCATCGCCGGGCTCACCGTGATCGATCCGATGATCGCCGTCGGCATCGGCATCATCGTGTTGGGGGAGGCGAGCAACGCCCCGTTCTGGGCCGGGTTCGGCTTCGTCGTGGCCGGCGCGATCGCCGTCTGGGGCGTGTTCCAGCTGGCCCGCCACCACCCGCAGGTCAGCCAGACGCCGGCCGCGGCAGCCGCGGCGAAGGCGCTCGCGACCGGCGACGCGCCAGCCTGA
- a CDS encoding ATP-binding cassette domain-containing protein has protein sequence MKHPEQDGPAVRTSDLSVDYAAHGVSPSNRALDGISFELPVGGSLGVIGSSGSGKSTLLRVLSGRHLTGGDSRPFVSGGDATTLGRSMRKVGRRELTKLTFEVSLLEQEAGAHLKPELTVTELISEPVLARDKKFSEQALGVRVATLLDAVQMPLSSLDKYPYELSGGQRQRIAIARALVLGPRLFIADEPTAGIDITVRHTVTELLNGFRQDGGTVIVVMHDLAMLRELTDDVLALHQSRVVGYGPIDAMLADPPHDFLAALAQSGGTETQYETPEAVGID, from the coding sequence ATGAAGCACCCAGAGCAGGACGGACCGGCTGTCCGGACGAGTGATCTGAGCGTCGACTACGCAGCCCACGGCGTCAGCCCGAGCAATCGGGCACTGGACGGCATCAGCTTCGAACTGCCCGTCGGCGGGTCCCTCGGGGTGATCGGCAGTTCGGGTTCAGGGAAGAGCACCCTTCTCCGGGTCCTCTCCGGTCGGCACCTCACCGGCGGAGACTCGCGTCCGTTCGTCTCCGGTGGTGATGCGACGACCCTCGGTCGGTCGATGCGGAAGGTCGGGCGCCGTGAGCTCACGAAGCTCACCTTCGAGGTCTCGTTGCTCGAGCAGGAGGCGGGCGCTCATCTGAAGCCCGAGCTCACCGTCACGGAACTCATCTCCGAGCCCGTCCTCGCGCGCGACAAGAAGTTCAGCGAGCAGGCACTCGGCGTTCGGGTGGCGACGCTCCTGGACGCCGTGCAGATGCCGCTCTCGAGCCTCGACAAGTACCCGTACGAGCTGAGCGGCGGGCAGCGCCAGCGGATCGCGATCGCGCGGGCGCTCGTGCTCGGCCCACGACTCTTCATCGCCGACGAACCCACCGCCGGCATCGACATCACGGTGCGACACACGGTGACCGAGTTGCTCAACGGCTTCCGGCAGGACGGCGGCACCGTCATCGTCGTGATGCATGACCTCGCCATGCTGCGGGAGCTCACGGACGATGTGCTCGCGCTGCACCAGTCGCGGGTGGTGGGCTACGGACCGATCGACGCGATGCTCGCGGATCCGCCGCATGATTTCCTCGCAGCACTCGCCCAATCGGGTGGCACCGAGACCCAGTACGAGACTCCCGAGGCCGTCGGCATCGATTGA
- a CDS encoding DUF3145 domain-containing protein, with translation MSTPMTKGVLFVHSSPRALCPHLEWAAGRALGRAISFDWEDQPILRGAQRAEVFWEGPHGTGAALASALRGWEHLRYEVSEDPAQGVDGARWMHTPDLGIFYAQTDSIGNVVVPEDRIRYAMEVASGNASELQRELRVALGQPWDDELEPFRHAGDGSSVIWLHNVG, from the coding sequence ATGTCGACACCGATGACGAAGGGTGTGCTGTTCGTGCACTCCTCGCCTCGCGCGCTCTGCCCGCACCTCGAATGGGCGGCAGGTCGCGCACTTGGTCGCGCCATCAGCTTCGATTGGGAAGATCAGCCGATCCTCCGCGGAGCCCAGCGCGCCGAGGTCTTCTGGGAGGGCCCGCACGGAACCGGTGCCGCTCTCGCCTCCGCTCTGCGTGGCTGGGAGCACCTCCGCTACGAGGTGAGTGAGGATCCAGCTCAGGGCGTCGACGGCGCACGCTGGATGCACACCCCTGATCTAGGTATCTTCTACGCGCAGACCGACAGCATCGGCAACGTCGTCGTGCCTGAGGACCGCATCCGCTACGCGATGGAGGTCGCGTCGGGGAACGCCTCGGAATTGCAGCGGGAGCTCCGCGTCGCCCTCGGCCAGCCGTGGGACGACGAACTCGAGCCCTTCCGCCACGCCGGTGACGGGTCCTCCGTCATCTGGCTCCACAACGTGGGCTGA
- a CDS encoding acyl carrier protein — MALSTEEVLAGLAELINDETGIATDTVELDKSFTDDLDIDSISMMTIVVNAEEKFDVKIPDEEVKNLKTVGDAVDFIVKAQG; from the coding sequence ATGGCATTGTCCACCGAAGAAGTCCTCGCCGGCCTGGCCGAGCTCATCAACGACGAGACCGGCATCGCGACCGACACCGTCGAGCTGGACAAGTCCTTCACCGACGACCTCGACATCGACTCGATCTCCATGATGACCATCGTCGTCAACGCGGAGGAGAAGTTCGACGTGAAGATCCCGGACGAAGAAGTCAAGAACCTGAAGACCGTCGGCGACGCCGTCGACTTCATCGTCAAGGCTCAGGGCTAG
- a CDS encoding beta-ketoacyl-ACP synthase III, with translation MTTPTLKQSRGPEFTRILGLGAARGDLSVPNDDLVGPINSSDEWIQQRTGIVTRTRASADVSAVDLAAEAGAEAIQAAGIAPEQVDLVLIATISNVQQSPSMAAVVADRVGANPAAAYDLNAACAGYAYAIAQADALIRSGAAHYALVIGAEKLSDIVDPTDRSISFLLGDGAGAAVVGPSDFPGISPTVWGSDGSKADAVGMSGTLTEFRDGTAAWPTLRQEGQTVFRWAVWEMAKVAKQALEVAGVEASDLSAFIPHQANMRIVDEFAKQLKLPESVVIARDIETTGNTSAASIPLATHRLLQGHPELSGGLALQIGFGAGLVFGAQVVVLP, from the coding sequence ATGACCACCCCCACCCTCAAGCAGTCGCGCGGTCCCGAGTTCACGCGGATCCTCGGCCTCGGTGCCGCCCGCGGCGACCTCAGCGTCCCGAACGACGACCTCGTCGGTCCGATCAACTCGTCCGACGAGTGGATCCAGCAGCGCACCGGCATCGTCACCCGCACCCGGGCGTCGGCCGACGTCAGTGCCGTCGACCTCGCCGCCGAAGCCGGCGCCGAAGCGATCCAGGCGGCGGGGATCGCCCCCGAGCAGGTCGACCTCGTCCTCATCGCGACGATCAGCAACGTGCAGCAGTCTCCGTCGATGGCCGCGGTCGTCGCCGACCGGGTCGGTGCGAACCCGGCCGCGGCGTACGACCTCAACGCCGCCTGCGCGGGTTACGCCTACGCCATCGCGCAGGCAGACGCCCTCATCCGCTCGGGGGCGGCGCACTACGCGCTCGTCATCGGCGCCGAGAAGCTCTCCGACATCGTCGACCCGACCGACCGCTCCATCTCGTTCCTCCTCGGTGACGGCGCCGGTGCCGCGGTCGTCGGTCCGAGCGACTTCCCCGGCATCTCCCCCACGGTCTGGGGTTCCGACGGCTCGAAGGCCGACGCGGTCGGCATGAGTGGCACGCTCACCGAGTTCCGTGACGGCACCGCCGCCTGGCCGACGCTGCGGCAGGAGGGCCAGACCGTCTTCCGCTGGGCCGTCTGGGAGATGGCCAAGGTCGCCAAGCAGGCGCTCGAAGTCGCCGGCGTCGAGGCGTCAGACCTGTCCGCGTTCATCCCCCACCAGGCCAACATGCGCATCGTCGACGAGTTCGCCAAGCAGCTGAAGCTGCCGGAGAGCGTCGTCATCGCCCGCGACATCGAGACCACCGGCAACACCTCGGCGGCATCGATCCCCCTCGCCACCCATCGGCTCCTCCAGGGCCACCCCGAGCTCAGCGGCGGTCTCGCCCTGCAGATCGGGTTCGGAGCCGGGCTCGTCTTCGGCGCCCAGGTCGTCGTCCTGCCGTAG
- a CDS encoding deoxyguanosinetriphosphate triphosphohydrolase, producing MDQDGYTLHDEERWLPEHHSTRRSDFARDRARLLHSSALRRLAAKTQVLSPTSGVDFARNRLTHSLEVAQVGRELAASLDLAPDVVDTACLAHDLGHPPFGHNGERALNDWSAGIGGFEGNAQTLRILTRLESKVFGPDGEPYGLNLTRASLDASCKYPWPAAQSIPDPGGRAKFGFFDEDSAAFRWLRAGAPERVRCVEAQVMDLADDIAYSVHDFEDAVVGEYIDPAFLNARAGHDGLIATALSWAGDDFTHDDLAAAFDRLQSSHTWITAWDGSRRDLGRLKNFTSQMIGRFAGAATAATREAFPQASLVRFGADVVVPHGIQAEIALLKGIVAAFVMYSDSRQPLYVRQREILVELSDAVYALGESALDVGFAADWRAAGSDEERRRVVVDQIASLTDQSALSWHERHTGA from the coding sequence ATGGACCAGGACGGCTACACCCTGCACGACGAAGAGCGCTGGCTCCCTGAGCACCACTCCACCCGACGCTCCGACTTCGCCCGCGACCGGGCGCGTCTGCTGCACTCGAGCGCACTCCGTCGTCTCGCCGCGAAGACCCAGGTCCTCAGCCCGACGAGCGGGGTCGACTTCGCTCGGAACCGTCTGACGCACTCCCTCGAGGTGGCGCAGGTCGGCCGTGAGCTCGCCGCCAGTCTCGACCTCGCTCCGGACGTCGTCGACACGGCGTGCCTCGCGCACGACCTCGGCCATCCGCCCTTCGGCCACAACGGCGAGCGGGCGCTCAACGACTGGTCGGCGGGCATCGGCGGCTTCGAGGGCAACGCGCAGACCCTGCGCATCCTCACCCGCCTCGAGTCGAAGGTCTTCGGGCCCGACGGGGAGCCGTACGGGCTGAACCTGACCCGGGCGAGCCTCGACGCCAGCTGCAAGTACCCGTGGCCGGCCGCGCAGTCGATCCCGGACCCGGGTGGCCGCGCCAAATTCGGGTTCTTCGACGAGGACTCGGCGGCCTTCCGATGGTTGCGTGCCGGAGCCCCCGAGCGGGTCCGATGCGTCGAGGCCCAGGTCATGGACCTCGCCGACGACATCGCCTACTCCGTGCACGACTTCGAGGACGCCGTCGTGGGGGAGTACATCGACCCGGCGTTCCTGAACGCGCGAGCAGGCCATGACGGCCTCATCGCCACCGCGCTCTCGTGGGCGGGAGACGACTTCACCCACGACGACCTCGCAGCGGCCTTCGACCGGCTGCAGTCGTCGCACACCTGGATCACGGCGTGGGACGGCTCCCGGCGGGATCTGGGGCGTCTGAAGAACTTCACCAGCCAGATGATCGGCCGATTCGCCGGTGCGGCGACGGCGGCGACCCGCGAGGCCTTCCCGCAGGCCAGCCTCGTGCGGTTCGGCGCGGACGTGGTGGTGCCGCACGGCATCCAGGCGGAGATCGCCCTGCTCAAGGGGATCGTCGCGGCGTTCGTGATGTACAGCGACTCGCGCCAGCCGCTCTACGTGCGGCAGCGGGAGATCCTGGTCGAGCTGTCCGACGCGGTGTATGCGCTGGGGGAGTCCGCGCTGGACGTGGGGTTCGCCGCCGACTGGCGTGCCGCCGGATCGGACGAGGAGCGCCGACGCGTCGTGGTCGACCAGATCGCGAGCCTGACCGACCAGAGCGCGCTCTCCTGGCACGAGCGTCACACCGGCGCCTGA
- the def gene encoding peptide deformylase codes for MAILEICVTGDPVLHTAARPVTAVDDELRQLVSDMYETMDLAPGVGLAAPQVGVPLRLFVYSYEDDDGLPWRGVAINPVLWISPPPIGELDEEEESEGCLSVPGERHPLRRSEAAMLIGTDLEGEPVELRVVGWRARILQHEFDHLNGILYVDRLELPHSRRAAKAIRKSGWGVPGITWLPGRDDLEG; via the coding sequence ATGGCAATTCTCGAGATCTGCGTGACCGGCGACCCGGTTCTGCACACCGCCGCCCGGCCGGTCACCGCCGTGGACGACGAGCTCCGACAGCTCGTCTCCGACATGTACGAGACGATGGACCTGGCACCCGGGGTGGGGCTCGCGGCTCCGCAGGTCGGCGTGCCGCTCCGGCTCTTCGTCTACAGCTACGAGGACGACGACGGCCTCCCCTGGCGCGGGGTCGCGATCAACCCGGTGCTGTGGATCAGTCCCCCGCCGATCGGTGAACTCGACGAGGAGGAGGAATCGGAGGGGTGCCTCTCGGTTCCGGGTGAGCGCCACCCACTCAGGCGGTCGGAGGCGGCGATGCTCATCGGCACCGACCTGGAAGGCGAGCCGGTCGAGTTGCGCGTCGTCGGCTGGCGCGCACGCATCCTGCAGCACGAGTTCGACCACCTCAACGGGATCCTCTACGTCGACCGGCTGGAGCTCCCGCACTCGCGGCGCGCGGCGAAGGCTATCCGGAAGTCCGGTTGGGGCGTGCCCGGCATCACCTGGCTCCCGGGACGCGACGACCTCGAGGGCTGA
- a CDS encoding ROK family protein — MHEALAIDIGGTKVEAAVVDTDGRIVSGTRFRGATGPLASRAELEATIIATAERSVTAHEGSVVGVGIGSAGPIGTTDGTISPINLPRLAAFRVAEAVRRFTTAPVELRLDGTCIALAEHWQGALRGTENGMGIVVSTGIGGGIILGSRLIAGASGNAGHLGQMQLRRREPDAAGAPWTLEGIASGTATVAWARAQGWTGSTGEELGADAAAGTDVAVRAIRRSAEAVGEALCSITTLLDLERVAVGGGFSRVSPDYLDLVQESATASALHDYARKLRVVRSGLDADGPLIGAAALVLRP, encoded by the coding sequence ATGCACGAGGCCCTCGCGATCGACATCGGCGGGACGAAGGTGGAAGCCGCAGTGGTCGACACCGACGGACGGATCGTGTCCGGCACCCGGTTCCGTGGAGCGACGGGTCCTCTCGCGAGCCGCGCGGAGCTCGAAGCGACGATCATCGCGACCGCTGAGCGGAGCGTCACCGCGCACGAAGGATCCGTCGTCGGCGTCGGCATCGGTTCGGCGGGCCCGATCGGGACGACCGACGGCACCATCTCGCCGATCAACCTGCCGCGGCTTGCGGCCTTCCGGGTGGCCGAGGCCGTTCGGCGGTTCACGACCGCTCCGGTGGAACTCCGCTTGGACGGCACCTGCATCGCTCTGGCCGAGCACTGGCAGGGTGCACTCCGAGGCACGGAGAACGGCATGGGCATCGTGGTCTCGACGGGCATCGGAGGCGGGATCATCCTCGGATCCCGGCTCATCGCCGGCGCCTCCGGCAACGCGGGGCACCTCGGCCAGATGCAGCTCCGTCGGCGGGAGCCGGATGCGGCCGGCGCACCGTGGACGCTCGAAGGCATCGCTTCCGGAACGGCGACCGTCGCTTGGGCTCGCGCCCAGGGGTGGACCGGATCGACGGGCGAGGAGCTCGGCGCGGACGCGGCTGCGGGAACGGACGTCGCGGTCCGCGCGATCCGCCGCTCAGCCGAGGCGGTGGGCGAAGCGCTCTGCAGTATCACGACGCTGCTCGATCTGGAACGCGTCGCCGTCGGCGGCGGGTTCTCCCGGGTCTCCCCCGACTACCTCGACCTCGTCCAGGAGTCGGCGACCGCCTCGGCGCTGCACGACTACGCCCGGAAGCTGCGTGTCGTCCGGTCCGGGCTCGATGCCGACGGCCCCCTGATCGGCGCCGCGGCCCTCGTACTCAGACCCTGA
- a CDS encoding glycosyltransferase has translation MTSPDDQHLVTPSDATTPSDTRRPLKVVIGADTFSPDVNGAARFAERLAAGLVRRGHDVHIVAPAGSRRFGTWKETHEGQTMTAHRLFSLRWYPHDWLRFAMPWTSRRNARKILDRVKPDVVHLQSHVVVGRGLSIEAEQRGIRMVATNHIMPDNILDFTVIPERTQEWLIRTQWAAARRVFDRAFAVTTPTRKAADFLEQFSGLTGVHAISCGIEAGQYTPSFEPRKRNTILFVGRITSEKQIDVLLRALTKIPKELDAFVDVIGGGDQAKNLEQLTQQLGLGDRVRFLGKVSDDDVKRAYTNATVFAMPSIAELQSIATMEAMASGLPVVAADAMALPHLVHDQVNGYLFEPGNVDQLAERLTTVLRASDEEYRRMQDASLELVSAHDIERTLDTFEALYRGEQIVDPTTERHTAGAEREDSQD, from the coding sequence TTGACTTCTCCAGACGACCAGCACCTCGTGACGCCGTCCGACGCGACGACGCCCTCCGACACCCGTCGGCCGTTGAAGGTCGTCATCGGTGCCGACACCTTCTCGCCCGACGTCAACGGCGCGGCGCGTTTCGCCGAGCGCCTCGCCGCCGGCCTCGTCCGCCGTGGGCACGACGTCCACATCGTCGCCCCTGCCGGATCGCGCCGGTTCGGCACGTGGAAGGAGACCCACGAGGGTCAGACGATGACCGCGCACCGGCTCTTCAGCCTCCGCTGGTACCCGCACGACTGGCTGCGCTTCGCGATGCCGTGGACCTCGCGACGGAACGCCCGGAAGATCCTCGACCGGGTGAAGCCGGACGTGGTGCACCTGCAGTCGCACGTCGTCGTGGGTCGCGGCCTGTCGATCGAGGCGGAACAGCGCGGGATCCGCATGGTGGCGACGAACCACATCATGCCCGACAACATCCTCGACTTCACCGTCATCCCCGAGCGCACCCAGGAGTGGCTCATCCGCACGCAGTGGGCTGCGGCTCGTCGCGTGTTCGACCGGGCCTTCGCGGTGACGACGCCGACCCGCAAGGCGGCCGACTTCCTCGAACAGTTCAGCGGGCTCACCGGGGTGCACGCGATCTCCTGCGGCATCGAGGCGGGCCAGTACACGCCGTCGTTCGAACCGCGGAAGCGCAACACCATCCTCTTCGTCGGCCGCATCACGAGCGAGAAGCAGATCGACGTGCTCCTCCGGGCGCTCACGAAGATCCCGAAGGAACTCGACGCCTTCGTCGACGTCATCGGCGGCGGCGACCAGGCCAAGAACCTCGAGCAGCTGACGCAGCAGCTCGGTCTCGGCGATCGCGTCCGCTTCCTCGGCAAGGTGTCCGACGACGACGTCAAGCGTGCGTACACCAACGCCACGGTCTTCGCGATGCCGTCCATCGCGGAGCTGCAGAGCATCGCGACGATGGAGGCCATGGCGTCCGGGCTGCCCGTCGTCGCGGCGGACGCGATGGCGCTGCCGCACCTCGTGCATGACCAGGTCAACGGTTACCTGTTCGAGCCCGGCAACGTCGACCAGCTGGCGGAGCGACTCACGACGGTGCTCCGCGCGTCGGACGAAGAGTACCGCCGGATGCAGGACGCCTCGCTCGAGCTCGTCTCCGCACACGACATCGAACGCACCCTCGACACCTTCGAAGCCCTGTACCGCGGTGAGCAGATCGTCGATCCGACCACCGAGCGTCACACCGCCGGCGCCGAGCGCGAAGACTCGCAGGACTGA
- a CDS encoding beta-ketoacyl synthase, with product MTTKRIVITGIGATTPLGGNATDSWDNLLAGKSGASRLEQPWAEELELPVRFAAQAAVPTADVLDRREVKRLDPSSQFALIAAREAWQDAGAPEVDPERLLVDWATGIGGVWTLLDAWDTLREKGPRRVLPMTVPMLMPNGPAAAIGMDLGARGGERTVVSACASSTESLANAYDHLQAGLADIVVAGGSEAAIHPLPLASFAAMQALSKRNDDPAIASRPYDVDRDGFVLGEGAAALIVETEEHAKARGARIYAELLGGAVTSDAYHITAPDPEGSAAARAMRAAVENGGASLDEVVHVNAHATSTPVGDIAEYNALRRVFGAQLDQIAVTATKASTGHLLGGAGAIEAAYTALALHHRVIPPTINLDNQDPEIPLDVVTSPRELGSGDLLAISNSFGFGGHNAVVAFRSY from the coding sequence ATGACCACCAAACGCATCGTCATCACCGGCATCGGTGCCACCACCCCGCTCGGTGGCAACGCCACCGACTCCTGGGACAACCTCCTCGCAGGCAAGAGCGGCGCGAGCCGCCTCGAGCAGCCGTGGGCCGAGGAGCTCGAACTGCCGGTGCGCTTCGCCGCGCAGGCCGCCGTCCCGACCGCGGACGTCCTCGACCGCCGCGAGGTCAAGCGACTCGACCCGTCGAGCCAGTTCGCGCTCATCGCCGCTCGCGAGGCCTGGCAGGACGCCGGAGCTCCCGAGGTCGACCCCGAACGACTGCTCGTCGACTGGGCCACCGGCATCGGTGGCGTCTGGACGCTCCTCGACGCCTGGGACACCCTGCGCGAGAAGGGCCCGCGTCGTGTCCTCCCGATGACGGTCCCGATGCTCATGCCGAACGGCCCTGCTGCGGCGATCGGCATGGACCTCGGCGCCCGCGGCGGAGAGCGCACCGTCGTCTCGGCCTGCGCCTCCAGCACCGAGTCCCTCGCCAACGCCTACGACCATCTCCAGGCAGGCCTGGCGGACATCGTCGTCGCCGGTGGGTCCGAGGCCGCGATCCACCCGCTCCCCCTCGCCTCCTTCGCCGCCATGCAGGCGTTGTCGAAGCGGAACGACGACCCCGCCATCGCCTCGCGTCCCTACGACGTCGACCGCGACGGTTTCGTCCTCGGCGAAGGGGCAGCAGCCCTCATCGTCGAGACCGAGGAGCACGCCAAGGCCCGCGGAGCCCGCATCTACGCCGAGCTCCTCGGCGGTGCGGTCACGAGCGACGCTTACCACATCACCGCCCCCGACCCTGAGGGTTCCGCTGCTGCCCGCGCCATGCGCGCAGCGGTGGAGAACGGTGGAGCGTCGCTCGACGAGGTGGTGCACGTCAACGCGCACGCCACGAGCACGCCGGTCGGCGACATCGCGGAGTACAACGCGCTCCGTCGCGTCTTCGGAGCTCAGCTCGACCAGATCGCGGTGACGGCCACCAAGGCGTCCACCGGACACCTGCTCGGCGGCGCCGGCGCGATCGAGGCCGCGTACACGGCTCTCGCCCTGCACCACCGGGTCATCCCGCCGACCATCAACCTCGACAACCAGGACCCGGAGATCCCGCTCGACGTCGTGACATCTCCGCGCGAACTCGGCTCCGGCGACCTGCTGGCGATCAGCAACTCCTTCGGCTTCGGCGGGCACAACGCCGTCGTCGCCTTCCGGAGCTACTGA
- the dnaG gene encoding DNA primase — protein MAGRIRQSDVEEVKARTNIGDVVGDYVSLKSAGVGSLKGLCPFHDERSPSFHVRPTVGLYHCFGCGESGDVYSFLQKMDHVTFAESVERLAQRIGYPLSYEEGGGKVDHGNRARLFAANQAAAEFFQQQLHDGDADLGRRFLGERGFDAAAADHFGIGFAPAGWDHLMKAMRARGFTDEEMLAAGLVSSGDRGSYDRFRGRLIWPIRDTTGQVLGFGARRLREDDKGPKYLNTPETAIYHKAQVLYGLDLAKRDISRGKRVVVVEGYTDVMACHLAGEMTAVATCGTSFGVDHIKMIRRVMGDDSATGEVIFTFDPDEAGQKAAIRAFGEEKRFAAQTYVAVSADGLDPCDLRLNRGDGAIRKLVDGREPMFEFIIRRTLAGFDLETVEGRVGALRAAAPVVADIRDPSLRPGYTRVLAKQLGMELDEVARAVRGAVGNASSSARDARQQGPGDPAAAPPRERQASLADLPKDPSTRLEQDALRAILQLPQHLERPMLERAVQSSVANSSLVVVRDAMSVSLDQLGSNAWLETVIAQVPPGFDGLVRELGVSPLPETNEEKLPSYVRDIARALIDRDLLGQKAALLGSLRRTDPRDEAHREITRRLAAVEAERRALRAEA, from the coding sequence ATGGCCGGACGGATTCGACAGAGCGATGTTGAAGAGGTCAAAGCCCGCACGAACATCGGCGACGTCGTCGGTGACTACGTCTCCCTGAAGTCCGCCGGTGTCGGCTCGCTCAAGGGGCTCTGCCCCTTCCACGACGAGCGCAGCCCGAGCTTCCATGTGCGTCCGACGGTCGGCCTGTACCACTGCTTCGGCTGCGGTGAGAGCGGCGACGTCTACAGCTTCCTGCAGAAGATGGACCACGTGACGTTCGCGGAGTCGGTGGAGCGGCTCGCGCAACGGATCGGCTACCCACTCAGCTACGAGGAGGGCGGCGGCAAGGTCGACCACGGCAACCGTGCCAGGCTGTTCGCGGCCAACCAGGCGGCGGCCGAGTTCTTCCAGCAACAGCTCCACGACGGCGATGCGGACCTCGGGCGCCGGTTCCTCGGCGAACGCGGATTCGACGCGGCGGCGGCCGACCACTTCGGCATCGGATTCGCTCCCGCCGGCTGGGACCACCTGATGAAGGCGATGCGCGCGCGCGGGTTCACCGACGAGGAGATGCTCGCGGCCGGGCTCGTGTCGAGCGGCGACCGTGGCTCCTACGACCGGTTCCGTGGCCGGTTGATCTGGCCCATCCGCGACACCACCGGCCAGGTGCTCGGCTTCGGCGCGCGGCGCCTGCGCGAGGACGACAAGGGCCCGAAGTACCTCAACACCCCCGAGACCGCGATCTACCACAAGGCCCAGGTCCTGTACGGGCTCGACCTCGCCAAGCGCGACATCTCCCGGGGCAAGCGCGTGGTCGTCGTCGAGGGCTACACCGATGTGATGGCGTGCCACTTGGCAGGGGAGATGACCGCGGTGGCGACCTGCGGGACCTCCTTCGGTGTCGATCACATCAAGATGATCCGACGCGTGATGGGAGACGACTCGGCGACCGGCGAGGTCATCTTCACCTTCGATCCGGACGAGGCGGGCCAGAAGGCGGCCATCCGTGCGTTCGGTGAGGAGAAACGGTTCGCGGCGCAGACGTACGTCGCGGTGTCCGCGGACGGTCTGGACCCGTGCGACCTCCGGCTCAATCGTGGCGACGGCGCCATCCGTAAGCTCGTCGACGGACGCGAGCCCATGTTCGAGTTCATCATCCGGCGGACGCTCGCCGGGTTCGACCTCGAGACGGTCGAAGGTCGCGTCGGTGCCCTCCGTGCGGCCGCCCCGGTCGTCGCCGACATCCGCGACCCCTCGCTCCGGCCCGGGTACACGCGCGTGCTCGCGAAGCAGCTCGGCATGGAGCTCGACGAGGTGGCGCGAGCGGTGCGAGGGGCGGTCGGCAACGCCTCGTCGTCGGCGCGTGACGCCAGGCAGCAGGGTCCGGGCGATCCCGCTGCAGCGCCGCCGCGTGAGCGTCAGGCATCGCTCGCCGATCTCCCGAAAGACCCGTCGACGCGCCTCGAACAGGACGCGCTCCGGGCCATCCTGCAGCTGCCCCAGCACCTCGAACGGCCCATGCTGGAACGCGCCGTGCAGAGCTCCGTCGCCAACAGTTCCCTGGTCGTGGTCCGCGATGCGATGAGCGTGAGTCTCGACCAGCTCGGCTCGAACGCCTGGCTCGAGACGGTCATCGCGCAGGTCCCTCCCGGCTTCGACGGCTTGGTGCGCGAGCTCGGCGTGTCCCCGCTCCCGGAGACGAACGAGGAGAAACTCCCGAGTTACGTCCGCGACATCGCTCGGGCACTGATCGACCGCGATCTGCTCGGACAGAAGGCCGCGCTGCTCGGTTCGCTCCGACGCACCGACCCGCGCGACGAGGCCCACCGGGAGATCACCCGGCGGCTCGCGGCCGTCGAGGCGGAACGTCGGGCGTTGCGCGCCGAAGCCTGA